One window of Streptomyces sp. NBC_00273 genomic DNA carries:
- a CDS encoding sacsin N-terminal ATP-binding-like domain-containing protein encodes MSVRVTAAQSGVDPFGTARLRRGVLDAWGAGPARFREDANAEEDLALGGYRDRLVIELAQNAADAAARAQVPGRLRLTLHEGEGGHALLAVANTGAPLDATGVESLSTLRASAKREPAGDSVGRFGVGFAAVLAVSDEPAVLGRHGGVRWSLAEARELARGAAVGSPGLGDELRRRDGHVPLLRLPLPAEGTAPEGYDTVVVLPLRDAAAEGLVERLLAGVDDALLLTLPGLREVVVETPSAGARTLYRRDEGPYTVIEDTTASGTVTHRWRTVRHGGPIERALLADRPVEERLRPAWAVSWAVPVDSDGAPVRPATAPVVHAPTPTDEPLGIPALLIATLPLDTTRRHPAPGPLLDFLVERAADAYAELLGAWDPVTTALVDLVPGPLGKGELDGALRAAVLQRLPRTAFLAPAAPPEHAEERAALRPFEAEVVEGAGADTVRVLAEVLPTLLPAGLERRAELRTLGVGRLPLGDAIERIAGIERTPEWWHRLYDSLAGVDPDRLSGLPVPLADGRTSIGPRHILLPGADTPTSLARLGLKVAHPDAAHPLLEKLGALPATARAVLTTPQVRAAVAASLDAGEIWDEDADTLDADELAEVVLGLVQDAELAPGDEPWLGALALPDEEGELVPAGELLLPGSPLASVIREDEVPYVDADLAERWGAGPLTACGVLATFQLVRATDVVLDPDELEPREGDFAEPDDAGLLDAVDVWCEDVLDQLPDLPVPPVATELIAVRDLDLVDDDCWPQALAMLAQPPLRDALTQPVRILLPDGTTQSVRPYTAWWLRDHPVLDGRRPAGLRAAGGDPLLQGLYTSADATGFEDEQVLRALGVRTTVAALLDEPGGAAELLARLADPDREVTGQQLHGLYGALADLDPEQVTLPDELRAVVDGEVLVVDAADAVIADAPDLLPLTAGLPLLPVPPARAADLAELLQVRRLSQTVPAEVTTPGEEHEVPESVLVLLGPATPTTYVEHEELVAGGTELDWRRTPDGTLHASTLEGVAAGLAWSAGQWPRRFEVAALLEDPSRTAELARDRWFD; translated from the coding sequence GTGAGCGTGCGAGTGACGGCGGCCCAGAGCGGTGTGGACCCCTTCGGCACGGCCCGGCTGCGGCGCGGGGTGCTCGACGCGTGGGGTGCGGGCCCGGCCCGGTTCCGCGAGGACGCCAATGCCGAGGAGGACCTGGCGCTCGGCGGCTACCGGGACCGGCTCGTCATCGAGCTGGCGCAGAACGCCGCCGACGCCGCGGCCCGGGCCCAGGTGCCCGGCCGGCTGCGGCTCACCCTGCACGAGGGCGAGGGCGGGCACGCGCTGCTGGCCGTCGCCAACACCGGTGCCCCGCTGGACGCGACGGGCGTGGAGTCGCTGAGCACCCTGCGCGCCTCCGCCAAGCGGGAGCCCGCCGGCGACAGCGTCGGCCGGTTCGGCGTGGGCTTCGCGGCCGTGCTGGCCGTCTCCGACGAACCCGCGGTGCTCGGCCGCCACGGCGGAGTGCGCTGGTCCCTGGCCGAGGCCCGGGAGTTGGCCCGGGGCGCCGCCGTCGGCAGCCCCGGCCTCGGCGACGAACTGCGCCGCCGCGACGGGCACGTTCCGCTGCTGCGCCTCCCGCTGCCCGCCGAGGGCACCGCCCCCGAGGGCTACGACACCGTCGTGGTCCTCCCGCTGCGCGACGCCGCCGCCGAGGGTCTGGTGGAACGGCTGCTGGCGGGCGTCGACGACGCCCTGCTGCTCACCCTGCCCGGGCTGCGCGAGGTCGTGGTGGAGACCCCGTCCGCGGGTGCGCGCACCCTGTACCGGCGTGACGAGGGCCCGTACACGGTCATCGAGGACACCACCGCCTCCGGTACGGTCACCCACCGCTGGCGCACCGTCCGCCACGGCGGCCCCATCGAGCGCGCGCTGCTCGCCGACCGGCCCGTCGAGGAGCGGCTGCGGCCGGCCTGGGCGGTGTCCTGGGCGGTGCCCGTCGACTCCGACGGCGCCCCGGTCCGCCCGGCCACGGCCCCCGTGGTGCACGCGCCGACCCCCACCGACGAGCCGCTCGGCATCCCGGCGCTGCTCATCGCGACCCTGCCGCTGGACACCACCCGCCGCCACCCCGCGCCGGGCCCGCTGCTCGACTTCCTCGTGGAGCGCGCGGCCGACGCGTACGCCGAACTCCTCGGCGCCTGGGACCCGGTGACGACCGCCCTCGTGGACCTGGTGCCCGGCCCGCTCGGCAAGGGCGAGCTGGACGGGGCCCTGCGCGCGGCCGTGCTCCAGCGCCTGCCCCGTACCGCCTTCCTCGCGCCGGCCGCGCCGCCCGAGCACGCGGAGGAGCGCGCCGCCCTGCGCCCCTTCGAGGCCGAGGTGGTGGAGGGCGCGGGCGCCGACACCGTGCGCGTCCTCGCCGAGGTCCTGCCGACCCTGCTGCCGGCGGGCCTGGAGCGCCGGGCCGAGCTGCGCACCCTGGGGGTGGGCCGGCTCCCGCTGGGCGATGCCATCGAGCGGATCGCGGGCATCGAGCGGACCCCGGAGTGGTGGCACCGGCTCTACGACAGCCTCGCCGGGGTGGACCCCGACCGGCTGTCCGGGCTGCCCGTGCCGCTCGCCGACGGCCGCACCTCGATCGGCCCCCGGCACATCCTGCTGCCGGGCGCGGACACGCCGACGAGCCTGGCCCGGTTGGGCCTGAAGGTGGCCCACCCGGACGCGGCGCACCCGCTGCTGGAGAAGCTCGGCGCGCTCCCGGCCACGGCGCGGGCGGTCCTGACGACCCCGCAGGTGCGGGCGGCCGTCGCCGCCTCCCTCGACGCGGGGGAGATCTGGGACGAGGACGCCGACACCCTGGACGCCGACGAACTGGCCGAGGTGGTCCTCGGGCTGGTCCAGGACGCCGAGCTGGCGCCGGGCGACGAGCCCTGGCTCGGCGCGCTGGCCCTGCCGGACGAGGAGGGGGAACTGGTCCCGGCGGGCGAGCTCCTGCTGCCGGGCAGCCCGCTGGCCTCGGTGATCCGCGAGGACGAGGTGCCGTACGTGGACGCGGACCTCGCCGAGCGGTGGGGCGCGGGCCCGCTCACCGCCTGCGGGGTCCTGGCCACCTTCCAGCTGGTCCGCGCCACCGACGTGGTCCTCGACCCGGACGAACTGGAACCGCGCGAGGGCGATTTCGCCGAGCCCGACGACGCGGGCCTGCTGGACGCGGTCGACGTGTGGTGCGAGGACGTCCTGGACCAGCTGCCGGACCTCCCGGTCCCGCCGGTGGCGACCGAGCTGATCGCCGTCCGCGACCTCGACCTCGTCGACGACGACTGCTGGCCGCAGGCCCTCGCCATGCTCGCCCAGCCGCCGCTGCGCGACGCGCTGACCCAGCCCGTGCGGATCCTGCTGCCGGACGGCACCACGCAGTCGGTGCGCCCGTACACCGCGTGGTGGCTGCGCGACCACCCGGTGCTCGACGGCCGCCGCCCGGCGGGCCTGCGCGCGGCGGGCGGCGACCCGCTGCTGCAAGGCCTCTACACCTCGGCGGACGCCACGGGCTTCGAGGACGAGCAGGTCCTGCGGGCGCTGGGCGTACGGACCACCGTGGCGGCCCTGCTGGACGAGCCCGGCGGCGCCGCCGAACTGCTGGCCCGGCTCGCCGACCCGGACCGCGAGGTCACCGGCCAGCAGCTGCACGGCCTGTACGGCGCGCTGGCCGATCTGGACCCCGAGCAGGTCACCCTCCCGGACGAGCTGCGCGCGGTGGTGGACGGCGAGGTGCTCGTGGTGGACGCGGCCGACGCGGTGATCGCGGACGCCCCGGACCTGCTCCCGCTGACGGCGGGGCTGCCGCTGCTGCCGGTCCCCCCGGCGCGCGCGGCGGACCTCGCGGAGCTGCTCCAGGTCCGCCGCCTCTCGCAGACGGTTCCGGCGGAGGTGACCACGCCCGGCGAGGAGCACGAGGTGCCGGAGTCGGTGCTCGTGCTGCTGGGTCCGGCCACTCCGACGACGTACGTCGAGCACGAGGAGCTGGTCGCGGGCGGCACGGAGCTCGACTGGCGCCGCACCCCCGATGGCACGCTCCACGCGTCCACGCTGGAAGGCGTGGCCGCCGGCCTCGCCTGGTCGGCGGGCCAGTGGCCGCGCCGCTTCGAGGTGGCGGCGCTGCTGGAGGACCCGTCGCGCACGGCGGAACTGGCCCGGGACCGCT